From a single Azospirillum fermentarium genomic region:
- a CDS encoding non-ribosomal peptide synthetase, with translation MTRIKDLLAALAARGVTVTREGDGLKVRGPAGAVPPEMRAEMAARKAEILAFLGGGQPAPLAPRPDPSAPAPLAFNQRRLWFLDTLDGGTAFVMAAGWEIDGPFDAAALARALTALTARHTVLNTVIREEDGGPCMVPLSPAPFALAEEDAPGADPAAIVGEAARRPFRLADEPPFRARLVRVGPDRRVLVLSLHHIVSDRWSMGVLMRDLSALYGEAVTGVPAALPPLPVQYADVAAWQHATADEGRMAEQVEAWCRQLDGAPTDLALPLDRPRPPVRGDQGGMVRFTLPPAVAEALTRLARAEQATPFMALLAVYAAVLARWSGQDEVTIGCPAGGRDRVETQNLVGFFVNNLVLRADLTDDPGFAALLRRLRAVCLDAFSRQDVPFDRVVEALNPERALNRGPLFQAMFVLQTATVEPLAFAGVRVRPVESGGGASELDLNLSLEAAADGGLLGHLEYDAGLFDAATMERLAGDVVRLAAAAVERPGTPISALPLFTTDERDALIAAGGPLSGPLSDETVPALIAGQAARNPDAPALIHGDTTVTYGALDAAASALARRLTALGVGPGTPVGVATGRGPHLVTALLAVYKAGGAHVVFDPAQPAARTHAIIADTAMTVVIGPDTLAERLPAGLTLVTPDNPPLSPAGRGPVLPLPGPGDLAYICFTSGSTGAPKGVMVEHGGLANHARAVIADYRLEPGDRVLQFAAPEFDVALEEILPTLVAGATLVLPADGMAADLGAFTEALGALGITIANLPAAFWHAWVRHLAETATPLPPTLRLVVTGSDRVSTERLAEWRALAGPRTAWRNAYGPTEATITATLFDPAVDQAPETGTVPIGRPIAGTRVHVLDSAGQPVPPGVVGEIVIAGPGVARGYLNRDGETAARFRPDPFVPGASTFWTGDRARRRADGTLEFLGRRDDQVKIRGFRIEPGEVAAALARHPRVTEAAVLPLPGPGGEPRLVAFAETAADAAELLEWLRGALPAYMVPAAAAPLPSLPKTAGGKVDRRALAALAPADAPAPTPAAPRTEAERTLAGIFAAVLGLPAVGVFDNFFDLGGDSIRSLQIVSRARHAGFDLTVRHLFQHQTVAALAAATAGAAPAAAVTGPDHGPVPPLPVQAWFHAAITDDPHHYNQGLVLAVPAAIDADALERALDALIDRHGALRLRIIDGVQTVPRAGAGPYGVLRRLGPGAVTAEERAAAFAAAQTGFDLSRGPLLRAVLDPAAGRLLMTAHHLAVDAASWPVLLDGLAVAYEQAVRGEEPALPAPTTPYRLWAEKLADLAASTALTAEAAWWRDTLGGPAVPLLPAGTDPGTVGGAARLVLDLDADQTGALLRGVPAAFGVRPDAALLAALQRAVWRLTGGTRLRVDVERHGRADLFEGIDLSRTVGWFTTVQPLRLDHPGAPDPRAEVAASAAALRAAPREGMGYGLLRHLSPDAGIRAAMAALPDAELLVNYLGVMDGPADGGTFVPVDEPPGPLLSPRARRSHAVELNAGVWRGCLRLDITFPPCAEATVTALAEATRTALVELAEAAGRMGPEPLPLTPLQQGVLAHSLRDPDTYFDQLRLRLDGPLDAGRLRAAWDALVERHESLRAAFRWQDGGQPVQVFAPRTALPWREEDWRSLSPAAQDARMERLLAEDRAAGFTLDRPPLMRMHLVRTSDTTHDLLWSSHHLLMDGWSVSVLAGELFALYRGTPLPPAPRFGDYVRHQASLDRAASDAFWREELAGIEAATPIMLPGLAPDPADDPDGGGAEIHAPLSTDETAALTALAQRGRVTLGAIVQGAWALLLHHYTGQRDVVFGVTVSGRPPDLAGAETMVGMLINTVPARVTVDGDEPGLPWLQRLFARHLERDRFGATPLGDIVRASALPAGTDLFHSLVLFQNYPAAGELEADGLRLTGVRAYERTNFPLTLVCQPGPVLHLGLHYDPRRFAGSAVRRMLGHLRTLLAGLAAAPEAPLSAHTLLGRDERAVLVAAGRGPVLPVTAPFAHALPAAWAATQPDAPALEGHDGTLTYAQLDAATAALAARLAAAGVGVGTPVAVCLRRSAGLAVAFLAVLRAGGIAVPLDPDYPAERLRFMLDDSGTRLVLAGAGTAGAVADIGVSVMDIDVTTVMDAPAWTPPVPGPADVAYLIYTSGSTGRPKGVESTHGGLRNLIQAQRHLFALKPGDRVLQFASPSFDASVWEIAMALGAGGTLLLPGSEATRPGPDLARTLEEARVTAATLPPTALAVMPDAPLPALRLLVVAGEACAPDLARRWAAGRRFVNAYGPTESSVCATLDEGGGDGRLLPIGRPLPNIDVHLLDERGVPVPVGVPGELHIGGAGLARGYRHRPDLTDERFITHPAWGRLYRTGDIGYRLEDGRIQFLGRRDHQVKLRGHRIELGEVEAVLAAHPAVTNAAAVVRDGRLLAYAAAAEGTVDEAALRDHLRARLPAHMIPARIAVLPALPLTPNGKTDRAALPDPDAPPAERAARALRGDAERTLAAIWAQVLGVPSVGPDDAFFDLGGDSILAIQVVARANQAGLPITLNQLLTAGQQTVAALVALIGEAGGIAAIADDPDTDAPQPVPPTPIQRWFFGLGAPDPHHYNQGFLLDVPGDLDPARLERAARAVLAHHDALRLRACHTADGWVLERVPADHLTAPVLEVRDLGQATPHAIETAAAEAQTGFDLSAGPLLRLVLLRLGAGDRARLLVAAHHLGIDAVSWRFLLDDLFDGYVQAASGPIHLPARTSTFRQWAERVAETAATPALERDAAHWLAPRPPLARLPDTGHTRSTVGDAVRLERSFPAPVTEALLRTLPKRSGAAAQDALLAALATAATTVLGGDALLVDVEGHGRDAPVPGVDLTRTVGWFTTIAPVVLPAPASAPPARTLAAARAAVAGLPGRGFSYGALRALNPRVGAALAALEPAEVLFNYLGQWDQSWPTAVPVRPAAESEGPGFAPTTPRPYRLEVAALVMDGHLRMDWTYDPRQTDAAVVERLADAFAAALNALLDDGTPAAEAEAEEETPRTLAPQQAAMLAHATAHPGSEAYVAQLAATLPDGLDVPAFQAAWDRALSRHAALRAAFITGADGAAEQRFPSRVQAPWRLEDWRDPDPAAEEARFATERARDRHAGFDPATAPLMRFTLAQGAAGYRFIWTHHHLLMDGWSMPLLLEEVRRAYDGAAPDQPAPDFRAFLTWLERQDAAAARAFWADALAGLPPAALAWPPVPPDAPAGHRFAEVVRTPPPAVGTALTAFARRHRLTVPAVVMGAWALVLGRYTGSDDVVFGVTSALRPPDLPGVEGMIGPLINTLPLRVLPPGAAPLPAWLAGVQRRRAAQTAHAHLSIAAVAGAAGLAPGQAPFTTTLRVQTYPAGKDGGGLRFADAVMTDHWHYPLNLEVVPGEAMVVAAGYDTALFTATAVEDILGAFLTTLTAVAEGRTP, from the coding sequence GTGACCCGGATCAAGGATCTTCTGGCCGCTCTCGCCGCCCGCGGCGTCACCGTCACGCGCGAGGGCGACGGGCTGAAGGTGCGTGGCCCCGCGGGCGCCGTCCCGCCGGAGATGCGGGCGGAAATGGCGGCCCGCAAGGCGGAGATCCTGGCCTTCCTCGGCGGCGGCCAGCCGGCCCCGCTGGCGCCCCGGCCCGATCCGTCGGCGCCGGCCCCGCTGGCGTTCAACCAGCGCCGCCTGTGGTTTTTGGACACGCTCGACGGCGGCACCGCCTTCGTCATGGCCGCCGGGTGGGAGATCGACGGGCCGTTCGACGCCGCGGCCCTGGCCCGCGCCCTGACGGCGCTCACCGCCCGGCACACGGTTCTGAACACCGTGATCCGCGAGGAGGACGGCGGCCCGTGCATGGTGCCGTTGTCCCCCGCCCCCTTCGCCCTGGCCGAAGAGGACGCGCCCGGCGCCGACCCCGCCGCCATCGTGGGCGAGGCCGCCCGCCGCCCCTTCCGGCTGGCGGACGAGCCGCCGTTCCGCGCCCGGTTGGTGCGGGTGGGGCCGGACCGGCGGGTGCTGGTGCTGTCCCTGCACCACATCGTGTCCGACCGCTGGTCCATGGGCGTGCTGATGCGCGACCTGTCGGCGCTGTACGGGGAGGCGGTGACGGGGGTTCCCGCCGCCCTGCCGCCCCTGCCCGTGCAATACGCCGACGTCGCCGCGTGGCAGCACGCCACCGCCGACGAAGGGCGCATGGCCGAGCAGGTCGAAGCGTGGTGCCGGCAGTTGGACGGCGCCCCCACCGATCTGGCCCTGCCGCTGGACCGCCCGCGCCCGCCGGTGCGGGGGGATCAGGGCGGGATGGTGCGCTTCACCCTGCCGCCCGCGGTGGCCGAGGCCCTGACCCGTCTGGCGCGCGCCGAGCAGGCGACGCCGTTCATGGCGCTGCTGGCGGTCTATGCCGCCGTGCTGGCGCGGTGGAGCGGCCAGGACGAGGTGACCATCGGCTGCCCCGCCGGGGGCCGCGACCGGGTGGAGACGCAGAACCTCGTCGGTTTCTTCGTCAACAATCTGGTGCTGCGCGCCGACCTCACCGACGATCCCGGCTTTGCCGCCCTGCTGCGCCGGCTGCGCGCGGTGTGCCTGGACGCCTTCAGCCGCCAGGACGTGCCGTTCGACCGGGTGGTGGAGGCGCTGAACCCCGAACGCGCGCTGAACCGCGGCCCGCTGTTCCAGGCCATGTTCGTGCTCCAGACCGCCACGGTGGAACCGCTGGCGTTTGCCGGCGTGCGGGTCCGCCCGGTGGAGAGCGGCGGCGGCGCCTCGGAACTCGACCTCAACCTGTCGCTGGAGGCGGCGGCGGACGGCGGCCTGCTGGGCCATCTGGAATACGACGCCGGCCTGTTCGACGCCGCCACCATGGAACGGCTGGCGGGGGATGTCGTCCGTCTGGCCGCAGCGGCGGTGGAACGGCCCGGCACGCCCATCTCAGCCCTGCCCCTGTTCACCACGGACGAGCGGGACGCGCTGATCGCCGCGGGCGGTCCCCTGTCCGGCCCCCTGTCCGATGAGACCGTGCCGGCACTGATTGCGGGACAGGCTGCGCGCAATCCCGATGCCCCGGCGCTGATCCACGGGGACACCACCGTCACCTATGGCGCCCTGGACGCCGCGGCATCCGCCCTGGCCCGCCGGCTGACGGCGCTGGGGGTGGGGCCGGGCACCCCGGTGGGGGTGGCCACCGGGCGCGGCCCGCATCTGGTGACGGCGCTGCTGGCGGTTTACAAAGCCGGGGGCGCCCATGTGGTGTTCGACCCCGCCCAGCCCGCCGCCCGCACCCACGCCATCATCGCCGACACCGCCATGACCGTGGTGATCGGCCCGGACACGCTGGCCGAACGCCTGCCCGCCGGGCTGACGCTGGTGACGCCGGACAATCCCCCTCTCTCCCCGGCGGGGAGAGGGCCTGTGCTCCCGCTGCCGGGACCGGGAGATCTCGCCTACATCTGCTTCACCTCCGGGTCCACCGGGGCGCCCAAGGGGGTGATGGTGGAGCACGGCGGGCTGGCGAACCACGCGCGCGCCGTCATCGCCGATTACCGGCTGGAGCCGGGGGACCGGGTGCTGCAGTTCGCCGCCCCCGAATTCGACGTGGCGCTGGAAGAGATCCTGCCCACCCTGGTGGCCGGGGCCACGCTGGTGCTGCCCGCGGACGGCATGGCGGCGGACCTGGGTGCCTTCACCGAGGCGCTGGGCGCCCTTGGCATCACCATCGCCAACCTGCCCGCCGCCTTCTGGCACGCCTGGGTGCGGCATCTGGCGGAGACGGCCACCCCCCTGCCCCCCACCCTGCGGCTGGTGGTGACCGGCAGCGACCGGGTGTCGACGGAACGGCTGGCCGAGTGGCGGGCGCTGGCCGGGCCGCGCACCGCGTGGCGCAACGCCTATGGCCCGACCGAGGCCACCATCACCGCCACCCTGTTCGACCCCGCGGTGGACCAGGCGCCCGAGACCGGCACCGTGCCCATCGGGCGGCCCATCGCCGGCACCCGCGTCCATGTGCTGGACAGCGCCGGACAGCCGGTGCCGCCGGGGGTGGTGGGGGAAATCGTCATCGCCGGCCCCGGTGTCGCCCGCGGCTATCTGAACCGGGATGGGGAAACGGCGGCGCGCTTCCGCCCCGATCCCTTCGTGCCCGGCGCCAGCACCTTCTGGACCGGCGACCGCGCCCGGCGGCGGGCCGACGGCACGCTGGAATTCCTGGGCCGCCGCGACGATCAGGTGAAGATCCGCGGCTTCCGCATCGAACCGGGGGAGGTGGCAGCCGCCCTGGCCCGCCACCCGCGGGTAACGGAGGCCGCCGTCCTGCCCCTGCCCGGCCCCGGCGGGGAACCGCGGCTGGTGGCCTTCGCCGAGACCGCCGCGGACGCCGCGGAGTTGCTGGAATGGCTGCGCGGCGCCCTGCCGGCCTATATGGTGCCGGCGGCGGCGGCGCCGCTGCCGTCCCTGCCCAAGACCGCGGGGGGCAAGGTGGACCGCCGCGCCCTGGCGGCGCTGGCCCCCGCCGATGCCCCTGCCCCCACCCCGGCGGCCCCGCGGACGGAGGCCGAACGCACGCTGGCCGGCATCTTCGCCGCCGTGCTGGGGCTGCCCGCGGTCGGCGTGTTCGACAATTTCTTCGACCTCGGCGGCGATTCCATCCGCAGCCTGCAAATCGTGTCGCGGGCGCGCCACGCCGGGTTCGACCTGACGGTGCGCCACCTGTTCCAGCACCAGACCGTCGCCGCCCTGGCCGCGGCCACCGCCGGGGCCGCACCCGCCGCCGCCGTGACGGGGCCGGACCACGGCCCGGTGCCGCCGCTGCCGGTGCAGGCGTGGTTCCACGCCGCCATCACCGACGATCCCCACCATTACAACCAGGGCCTCGTGCTGGCGGTGCCCGCCGCCATCGACGCCGATGCGCTGGAACGGGCACTGGATGCGCTGATCGACCGGCATGGCGCCCTGCGCCTGCGCATAATCGACGGCGTTCAGACCGTCCCGCGCGCCGGGGCCGGGCCGTATGGGGTGCTGCGCCGTCTTGGCCCCGGTGCGGTGACGGCAGAGGAGCGCGCCGCCGCCTTCGCCGCCGCGCAAACCGGCTTCGACCTGTCCCGCGGGCCGCTGCTGCGGGCGGTGCTCGACCCCGCCGCGGGCCGGCTGCTGATGACCGCCCACCATCTGGCGGTGGACGCGGCGTCGTGGCCGGTCCTGCTCGACGGGCTGGCCGTGGCCTATGAACAGGCGGTGCGGGGCGAGGAACCGGCCCTGCCCGCCCCCACCACCCCGTACCGGCTGTGGGCGGAAAAGCTGGCGGACCTCGCCGCCTCCACTGCTCTGACCGCGGAAGCGGCGTGGTGGCGCGACACGCTGGGCGGCCCGGCGGTGCCCCTGCTGCCTGCCGGCACCGATCCCGGCACGGTGGGCGGTGCCGCCCGGCTGGTGCTGGATCTGGACGCAGACCAGACGGGCGCGCTGCTGCGCGGCGTGCCGGCGGCGTTCGGCGTGCGTCCCGACGCGGCCCTGCTGGCGGCGCTGCAGCGGGCGGTGTGGCGGCTGACCGGCGGCACCCGGCTGCGCGTGGATGTGGAGCGGCACGGGCGTGCCGACCTGTTCGAGGGCATCGACCTGTCGCGGACGGTGGGGTGGTTCACCACCGTCCAGCCGCTGCGGCTCGACCACCCCGGCGCCCCCGATCCCCGCGCCGAAGTAGCGGCCAGCGCCGCCGCCCTGCGCGCCGCCCCGCGGGAGGGGATGGGGTACGGGCTGCTGCGCCACCTCAGCCCCGACGCCGGCATCCGCGCCGCCATGGCCGCGCTGCCGGACGCGGAGCTTCTGGTCAATTACCTGGGCGTGATGGACGGCCCGGCGGACGGCGGCACCTTCGTGCCGGTGGACGAGCCGCCGGGGCCGCTGCTCAGCCCCCGTGCCCGCCGCAGCCACGCGGTGGAACTGAACGCCGGGGTATGGCGGGGGTGCCTGCGCCTGGACATCACCTTCCCGCCATGCGCCGAGGCCACGGTGACCGCGCTGGCCGAGGCCACCCGCACGGCGCTGGTGGAACTGGCCGAGGCCGCCGGACGAATGGGGCCGGAACCGCTGCCCCTGACGCCGCTGCAACAGGGGGTGCTGGCCCACAGCCTGCGGGATCCCGACACCTATTTCGACCAGTTGCGGCTGCGGCTGGACGGGCCGCTCGACGCCGGGCGGCTGCGGGCGGCGTGGGATGCGCTGGTGGAACGGCACGAATCCCTGCGCGCCGCCTTCCGCTGGCAGGACGGCGGGCAGCCGGTGCAGGTGTTCGCCCCCCGCACCGCCCTGCCGTGGCGGGAGGAGGATTGGCGCAGCCTGTCCCCCGCCGCACAGGACGCCCGCATGGAACGGCTGCTGGCCGAGGACCGGGCGGCGGGGTTCACGCTGGACCGCCCGCCGCTGATGCGGATGCATCTGGTGCGCACGTCCGACACCACCCACGACCTTCTGTGGAGTTCCCATCATCTGCTGATGGACGGCTGGTCGGTGTCGGTGCTGGCGGGCGAGCTGTTCGCGCTCTACCGCGGCACGCCCCTGCCCCCCGCCCCGCGCTTCGGCGATTATGTCCGCCATCAGGCGAGCCTGGACCGGGCCGCGTCCGATGCCTTCTGGCGGGAGGAGCTGGCGGGGATCGAGGCCGCCACCCCCATCATGCTCCCCGGCCTCGCCCCCGATCCGGCGGACGATCCCGATGGCGGCGGGGCGGAGATCCACGCGCCGCTGAGCACGGACGAGACCGCCGCGCTGACGGCCCTGGCCCAGCGGGGCCGCGTCACGCTGGGCGCCATCGTGCAGGGGGCCTGGGCGCTGCTGCTGCACCACTATACCGGACAGCGCGACGTGGTGTTCGGCGTTACCGTGTCGGGCCGCCCGCCGGATCTGGCGGGGGCGGAAACCATGGTGGGGATGCTCATCAACACCGTGCCCGCCCGCGTGACGGTGGACGGGGACGAACCCGGCCTGCCCTGGCTTCAGCGCCTGTTCGCCCGCCATCTGGAGCGTGACCGCTTCGGCGCCACGCCGCTCGGCGACATCGTGCGCGCCTCGGCCCTGCCGGCGGGCACCGACCTGTTCCACAGCCTGGTGCTGTTCCAGAACTACCCCGCCGCCGGGGAACTGGAAGCGGACGGCCTCCGCCTGACCGGCGTGCGGGCGTACGAGCGCACCAACTTCCCCCTGACCCTGGTGTGCCAGCCCGGCCCGGTGCTGCACCTGGGGCTGCATTACGACCCGCGGCGGTTCGCCGGATCCGCCGTCCGCCGGATGCTGGGGCATCTGCGCACCCTGCTGGCCGGGCTGGCGGCGGCACCCGAAGCACCACTGTCCGCCCACACCCTGCTGGGGCGGGACGAGCGCGCCGTGCTGGTGGCCGCCGGGCGCGGCCCGGTCCTGCCGGTGACCGCCCCCTTCGCCCACGCCCTGCCCGCCGCCTGGGCGGCAACCCAGCCGGACGCCCCGGCGCTGGAGGGGCACGACGGCACCTTGACTTATGCCCAACTGGACGCGGCGACGGCGGCACTGGCCGCCCGGCTGGCGGCGGCGGGTGTTGGGGTGGGCACGCCGGTGGCTGTGTGCCTGCGCCGGTCGGCGGGGCTGGCGGTGGCGTTCCTGGCGGTGTTGCGCGCCGGGGGCATCGCCGTGCCCCTCGATCCCGATTACCCGGCGGAGCGCCTGCGCTTCATGCTGGACGACAGCGGCACGCGGCTGGTGCTGGCCGGCGCCGGCACCGCGGGAGCGGTCGCCGATATCGGCGTATCGGTGATGGACATCGACGTTACAACCGTAATGGACGCCCCCGCCTGGACCCCGCCGGTGCCGGGGCCGGCGGATGTGGCCTATCTGATCTACACCTCCGGGTCCACCGGGCGGCCCAAGGGGGTGGAGAGCACCCACGGCGGCCTGCGCAACCTGATCCAGGCCCAGCGGCACCTGTTCGCGCTCAAGCCCGGCGACCGGGTGCTGCAATTCGCCTCCCCCTCCTTCGACGCGTCGGTGTGGGAAATCGCCATGGCCTTGGGGGCCGGGGGGACGCTGTTGCTGCCGGGGTCGGAGGCCACGCGGCCCGGCCCCGACCTTGCCCGCACGCTGGAGGAGGCCCGCGTGACGGCGGCGACCCTGCCGCCCACCGCCCTGGCGGTGATGCCGGATGCGCCGCTGCCGGCGCTGCGGCTGCTGGTGGTGGCGGGGGAGGCGTGCGCGCCCGATCTGGCGCGGCGCTGGGCCGCCGGGCGGCGGTTCGTCAACGCCTACGGCCCCACGGAATCCTCGGTCTGCGCCACGCTGGACGAGGGCGGCGGCGATGGCCGGCTGCTGCCCATCGGGCGGCCCCTGCCCAACATCGACGTGCATCTGCTGGACGAACGGGGCGTGCCGGTGCCGGTGGGCGTGCCGGGTGAACTGCACATCGGCGGCGCCGGTCTGGCCCGCGGCTACCGCCACCGCCCGGACCTGACGGATGAGCGCTTCATCACCCACCCCGCGTGGGGCCGGCTGTACCGCACCGGCGACATCGGCTACCGGCTGGAGGACGGGCGCATCCAGTTCCTGGGCCGCCGCGACCATCAGGTGAAGCTCCGCGGCCACCGCATCGAACTGGGCGAGGTGGAGGCGGTGCTGGCCGCCCACCCGGCGGTGACCAACGCCGCCGCGGTGGTGCGCGACGGGCGCCTGCTGGCCTATGCCGCCGCCGCGGAAGGCACGGTGGACGAGGCTGCACTGCGCGACCATCTGCGCGCCCGCCTGCCGGCCCACATGATCCCGGCGCGCATCGCCGTGCTGCCGGCCCTGCCGCTGACCCCCAACGGCAAGACCGACCGCGCCGCCCTGCCCGACCCCGACGCCCCCCCGGCGGAACGCGCCGCCCGCGCCCTGCGGGGCGATGCCGAACGCACCCTGGCCGCCATCTGGGCGCAGGTGCTGGGGGTGCCGTCGGTCGGTCCCGACGACGCCTTCTTCGATCTCGGCGGCGATTCCATTCTGGCGATCCAGGTGGTGGCCCGCGCCAATCAGGCCGGGCTGCCCATCACCCTGAACCAGCTTCTGACCGCCGGACAGCAGACGGTGGCGGCCCTCGTCGCCCTGATCGGCGAGGCCGGCGGTATCGCCGCCATCGCCGACGATCCCGACACCGATGCGCCCCAGCCGGTGCCGCCGACGCCGATCCAGCGCTGGTTCTTCGGCCTGGGCGCCCCCGACCCGCACCATTACAACCAGGGCTTCCTGCTCGACGTGCCGGGGGATCTCGACCCCGCCCGGCTGGAGCGGGCGGCGCGGGCGGTGCTGGCCCACCACGACGCCCTGCGCCTGCGCGCGTGCCATACGGCGGACGGCTGGGTGCTGGAGCGGGTGCCGGCGGACCACCTGACCGCCCCCGTTCTGGAGGTACGGGATCTGGGGCAGGCCACGCCCCACGCCATCGAGACCGCGGCGGCGGAAGCCCAGACCGGGTTCGACCTGTCCGCCGGGCCGCTGCTGCGGCTGGTGCTGCTGCGGCTGGGGGCCGGGGACCGGGCGCGGCTGCTGGTGGCGGCCCACCATCTGGGGATCGACGCGGTGTCGTGGCGGTTCCTGCTCGACGATCTGTTCGACGGCTATGTGCAGGCCGCATCCGGCCCCATCCACCTGCCCGCCCGCACCAGCACGTTCCGCCAATGGGCCGAGCGGGTGGCGGAGACCGCCGCAACGCCCGCCCTGGAACGGGATGCCGCCCACTGGCTGGCCCCCCGCCCGCCGCTCGCCCGGCTGCCGGACACCGGGCACACCCGCAGCACGGTGGGCGATGCGGTGCGGCTGGAGCGCAGCTTCCCCGCCCCGGTGACGGAGGCGCTGCTGCGCACCCTGCCCAAACGCAGCGGGGCCGCGGCCCAGGATGCGCTGCTGGCGGCCCTTGCCACCGCCGCCACCACGGTTCTGGGCGGCGACGCCCTGCTGGTGGATGTGGAGGGGCACGGGCGCGACGCCCCGGTGCCCGGGGTGGACCTGACCCGCACGGTGGGGTGGTTCACCACCATCGCCCCCGTGGTGCTGCCGGCCCCGGCCTCGGCCCCCCCGGCGCGCACGCTGGCGGCGGCACGGGCGGCGGTGGCGGGGCTGCCGGGCCGCGGCTTCTCCTATGGTGCCCTGCGCGCGCTCAACCCGCGGGTGGGGGCCGCCCTGGCCGCGCTGGAACCGGCGGAGGTGCTGTTCAACTATCTCGGCCAATGGGACCAGTCGTGGCCGACGGCGGTGCCGGTGCGCCCGGCGGCGGAATCCGAAGGCCCCGGCTTCGCCCCCACCACCCCCCGCCCCTACCGGCTGGAGGTGGCGGCGCTGGTCATGGACGGCCACCTGCGCATGGACTGGACCTATGACCCGCGCCAGACCGATGCGGCGGTGGTGGAGCGGCTGGCCGACGCCTTTGCCGCGGCCCTGAACGCGCTGCTGGATGACGGCACCCCGGCGGCGGAAGCGGAGGCGGAGGAGGAGACCCCCCGCACGCTGGCGCCGCAGCAGGCGGCGATGCTGGCCCACGCCACCGCCCATCCCGGCAGCGAAGCCTATGTGGCCCAGCTTGCCGCCACCCTGCCGGACGGGTTGGACGTGCCGGCCTTCCAGGCCGCGTGGGACCGGGCGCTGTCCCGTCACGCGGCCCTGCGCGCCGCCTTTATCACCGGGGCGGACGGGGCGGCGGAACAGCGCTTCCCCAGCCGGGTTCAGGCCCCCTGGCGGCTGGAGGACTGGCGGGATCCCGACCCGGCGGCGGAAGAGGCCCGTTTCGCCACGGAACGGGCGCGGGACCGCCACGCCGGCTTCGACCCCGCCACGGCCCCGCTGATGCGCTTCACCCTCGCACAGGGAGCCGCGGGTTACCGCTTCATCTGGACCCACCATCACCTGCTGATGGACGGCTGGTCCATGCCGCTGCTGCTGGAGGAGGTGCGGCGGGCCTATGACGGCGCCGCCCCGGACCAGCCGGCCCCCGACTTCCGCGCTTTCCTGACGTGGCTGGAGCGGCAGGACGCGGCGGCGGCGCGGGCGTTCTGGGCCGACGCGCTGGCCGGGCTGCCGCCTGCCGCCCTGGCGTGGCCGCCGGTCCCGCCCGATGCCCCCGCCGGGCACCGCTTCGCCGAGGTGGTGCGGACCCCGCCGCCCGCGGTGGGGACGGCGCTGACCGCCTTCGCCCGCCGCCACCGGCTGACGGTGCCGGCGGTGGTGATGGGGGCCTGGGCATTGGTGCTGGGGCGGTACACCGGCAGCGATGACGTGGTGTTCGGCGTGACCTCGGCCCTGCGCCCGCCCGACCTGCCGGGGGTGGAGGGCATGATCGGCCCGCTCATCAACACGCTGCCCCTGCGCGTTCTCCCGCCGGGGGCGGCACCGCTGCCGGCGTGGCTGGCGGGGGTGCAGCGGCGGCGGGCGGCGCAGACGGCGCACGCCCATCTGTCCATCGCGGCGGTGGCCGGGGCCGCCGGGCTGGCACCGGGGCAGGCGCCGTTCACCACCACGCTGCGCGTGCAGACCTATCCCGCCGGCAAGGACGGCGGCGGTTTGCGCTTTGCCGATGCCGTCATGACCGACCATTGGCATTATCCGCTCAATCTGGAGGTGGTGCCGGGCGAGGCCATGGTGGTGGCCGCCGGCTACGACACCGCCCTGTTCACGGCCACCGCGGTGGAGGACATTCTGGGCGCCTTTCTGACCACACTGACCGCCGTCGCCGAGGGGCGCACCCCATGA